The Pochonia chlamydosporia 170 chromosome Unknown PCv3seq00017, whole genome shotgun sequence genome includes a window with the following:
- a CDS encoding C6 finger domain-containing protein (similar to Metarhizium robertsii ARSEF 23 XP_007826292.2) — MWKLETPHAELSTVQISKGSLGRLQFISVSHQQSPNNTIHRRNGIVCPVTAHESRYVRCLYIRGPRRWSYSGTKTQLQKVAPRLPAMQSQEGQGTHCNEERPKCQHCKRHGTSCIYDNLRGTITSTGRKSRPRANNSAVETQACKDENEGDIPESRERRMLEIGLMRHFVTKTGPETAIDEVTQPLICEAVPDQSLNCDSLLYAMFSTTALHQVCTQHTQDPSSTMAVHRRYLSMALLRHQQSLDHIAADNLDAICLTSAMLRVCSWAMLQTRTRQPYSPPMEWLMISGTVTALHQKAWSIAKDRPHSIAYKYLSSPKTMENAKKSGEGSMHNFAYLLTRDETDVDTELWDGDTDQAYVEALNFLGEAQRSMEAGLEGDACRKLIIFPMLIRKRLLSLIGESQPRALVLLAHFFALTSRFGHFWWIGQGPAQEVQAIAAELSSIYRWKRMLEWPLRRLTSQVPR, encoded by the exons CAGATCTCCAAGGGCAGTCTTGGCAGGCTACAATTCATCAGCGTTTCTCACCAACAGAGTCCAAACAACACCATACACCGTCGTAATGGCATAGTGTGTCCTGTAACGGCACACGAGTCCCGATATGTTCGCTGTTTATACATTAGAGGACCCAGGCGATGGTCTTATTCAGGCACCAAAACTCAACTTCAAAAAGTCGCGCCTCGGCTGCCAGCGATGCAAAGCCAGGAAGGTCAAGGTACGCAC TGTAATGAAGAGCgtccaaaatgtcaacaCTGCAAGCGTCATGGCACCTCGTGCATTTATGACAACCTTCGAGGTACAATTACGTCAACTGGAAGGaaatcaagaccaagagCAAATAACAGTGCGGTTGAAACACAGGCGTGTAAGGATGAGAACGAAGGTGACATTCCAGAGAGCCGCGAGCGACGGATGCTAGAGATCGGATTGATGCGTCACTTTGTGACCAAGACCGGGCCAGAAACAGCAATTGACGAAGTGACCCAACCCTTGATATGTGAGGCGGTGCCAGATCAGTCTCTCAACTGTGACTCTCTGCTATACGCCATGTTTTCAACAACCGCGCTTCATCAGGTCTGCACTCAGCATACTCAGGATCCATCATCCACAATGGCGGTACATCGCAGATACCTGTCAATGGCCTTGCTTAGGCATCAACAGTCTCTTGACCACATCGCTGCTGACAATTTAGATGCTATCTGCCTAACTTCTGCCATGCTGCGTGTATGTTCCTGGGCAATGCTCCAGACACGAACACGGCAACCATACTCACCCCCGATGGAGTGGCTCATGATATCTGGAACCGTTACCGCACTTCATCAGAAGGCGTGGTCAATCGCCAAAGACCGACCCCATTCCATTGCTTATAAGTACCTGAGCAGCCCGAAGACCATGGAGAATGCGAAAAAGTCTGGTGAAGGCTCAATGCACAATTTCGCATATTTACTCACGCGCGACGAGACCGATGTCGACACAGAACTGTGGGATGGAGACACAGATCAGGCCTATGTCGAGGCGCTGAACTTCCTTGGGGAAGCACAACGGTCAATGGAGGCAGGCCTCGAAGGGGATGCTTGCCGAAAATTGATCATCTTCCCTATGCTGATTCGAAAAAGGCTTTTGAGCCTAATAGGAGAGTCCCAACCACGAGCTTTAGTTTTGCTCGCACATTTTTTTGCCTTGACGAGTAGGTTTGGTCACTTCTGGTGGATTGGACAAGGACCAGCGCAAGAAGTTCAAGCAATTGCGGCGGAGCTGTCGTCTATCTATAGGTGGAAGCGAATGCTTGAGTGGCCCCTTCGTAGGCTAACATCACAAGTGCCAAGGTAG